Proteins from a single region of Amycolatopsis sp. CA-230715:
- a CDS encoding cobyric acid synthase: MSGVLVAGTTSDAGKSLVAAGLCRWLAREGVRVAPFKAQNMSNNSMVCADGAEIGRAQWLQARAAGVEPEAAFNPVLLKPGSDRRSHIVAMGKPFGVLDAGEYATGRRVLAKLAFDAYRELERRFDVVVCEGAGSPAEVNLRDGDYVNMGLAREFGLPVLVVGDIDRGGVLAAMYGTLALLDHEDQELIAGWVVNKFRGDLALLRPGLGTLTERTGRPVFGVLPWLDGVWIDSEDALAAAGWAGTATGATLKVAVVRFPRASNATDVDALAAEPGVAVSLTADPDVVATSDVVVLPGSRATVSDLRWLAERGLADAVKTRAVEGKPVLGVCGGYQMLATRIADDVESEVGTIDGLGLLPSTVDFTAEKVLATPEGRWRGHAVRAYEIHHGRATVPETPDVEPFLDGCRRGPVWGTMWHGAFDNDGFRRAWLTEAAAQAGIEWTPRAGAPGFAELRERMLDSLADAIEQHLDGEALRRLMKL; this comes from the coding sequence GTGAGCGGGGTCCTGGTCGCGGGCACCACCTCCGACGCGGGCAAGAGCCTGGTGGCGGCGGGGCTTTGCCGCTGGCTCGCGCGCGAGGGCGTGCGCGTGGCGCCGTTCAAGGCGCAGAACATGTCGAACAACTCGATGGTGTGCGCGGACGGTGCCGAGATCGGGCGCGCGCAGTGGTTGCAGGCGCGCGCGGCGGGGGTCGAGCCGGAGGCCGCGTTCAACCCGGTGCTGCTCAAACCGGGCAGCGATCGCCGCAGCCACATCGTCGCGATGGGAAAGCCGTTCGGCGTGCTCGACGCGGGGGAGTACGCCACCGGCCGCCGTGTGCTCGCGAAGCTCGCGTTCGACGCCTACCGCGAGCTGGAGCGCCGCTTCGACGTCGTGGTGTGCGAGGGCGCGGGCAGCCCGGCGGAGGTCAACCTGCGCGACGGCGACTACGTGAACATGGGGCTGGCGCGCGAGTTCGGCCTTCCGGTGCTGGTGGTCGGGGACATCGACCGCGGCGGCGTGCTGGCCGCGATGTACGGCACGCTCGCGCTGCTCGACCACGAGGACCAGGAGCTGATCGCCGGCTGGGTGGTCAACAAGTTCCGCGGTGACCTCGCTCTGCTGCGCCCCGGGCTCGGCACGCTCACCGAGCGGACCGGGCGCCCGGTGTTCGGCGTGCTGCCGTGGCTCGACGGGGTGTGGATCGACTCCGAAGATGCGCTCGCGGCAGCGGGCTGGGCAGGGACCGCGACCGGCGCCACCCTGAAAGTGGCCGTGGTGCGGTTCCCCCGCGCCTCGAACGCGACCGATGTGGACGCGCTCGCCGCGGAACCGGGTGTCGCGGTGAGCCTGACCGCGGACCCGGACGTCGTCGCGACGAGCGACGTGGTGGTGCTGCCCGGCAGCAGGGCCACCGTGTCGGATCTGCGCTGGCTGGCCGAACGCGGACTCGCCGACGCCGTCAAAACCCGTGCGGTGGAGGGAAAACCCGTGCTGGGCGTGTGCGGCGGCTACCAGATGCTGGCCACCCGCATCGCCGACGACGTGGAGTCCGAGGTGGGCACGATCGACGGGCTCGGCCTCCTCCCGTCCACAGTGGACTTCACGGCGGAGAAGGTGCTGGCCACCCCGGAAGGGCGCTGGCGCGGGCACGCCGTGCGCGCGTACGAGATCCACCACGGCCGCGCGACGGTGCCCGAAACCCCTGACGTGGAACCGTTTCTGGACGGCTGCCGCCGCGGTCCGGTGTGGGGCACGATGTGGCACGGCGCCTTCGACAACGACGGGTTCCGCCGCGCGTGGCTGACCGAGGCGGCCGCGCAGGCCGGGATCGAATGGACCCCGCGCGCGGGCGCACCCGGTTTCGCCGAACTGCGCGAACGCATGCTCGACAGCCTCGCCGACGCCATCGAACAGCACCTCGACGGCGAAGCCTTGCGCCGCTTGATGAAGCTCTAA
- a CDS encoding bifunctional adenosylcobinamide kinase/adenosylcobinamide-phosphate guanylyltransferase: MTKLTQRLAAFFEAAARVLRQYGRAREKVLILGGVRSGKSRHAERFVARHPEVVYVAPGLPPSPDDPEWAARVAAHRARRPENWRTVETTDLAATLRGASRPLLIDCLGTWLSRVLDEVGAWTQTEGWELRLDERLEDFLSAWDSAHVPVVAVSNEVGSGVVPGFASGRVFRDVLGALNTRVAAASDRVLLVVAGRVVELGERSES; this comes from the coding sequence ATGACGAAGCTGACCCAGCGGCTCGCCGCCTTCTTCGAGGCCGCGGCCAGGGTGTTGCGCCAGTACGGGCGCGCTCGGGAGAAAGTGCTGATCCTCGGCGGGGTCCGGTCGGGGAAGTCGAGACACGCCGAGCGGTTCGTCGCACGGCATCCCGAGGTCGTCTACGTGGCCCCCGGCCTGCCGCCGTCACCGGACGATCCGGAATGGGCGGCGAGGGTCGCCGCCCACCGCGCGCGGCGCCCCGAGAACTGGCGCACCGTGGAGACCACCGATCTCGCCGCCACCCTGCGCGGCGCGTCGCGGCCGTTGCTCATCGACTGCCTCGGCACCTGGCTCAGCCGCGTCCTCGACGAGGTCGGCGCGTGGACGCAGACCGAGGGCTGGGAGCTCCGGCTCGACGAGCGGCTCGAAGACTTCCTGTCCGCTTGGGACAGCGCGCACGTGCCGGTGGTCGCGGTCAGCAACGAGGTCGGCAGCGGCGTGGTGCCGGGCTTCGCCTCCGGCCGCGTCTTCCGCGACGTGCTCGGCGCGCTCAACACCAGGGTCGCCGCGGCGTCGGACCGGGTCCTGCTGGTGGTCGCGGGCCGGGTCGTCGAACTCGGAGAACGGAGCGAATCGTGA
- a CDS encoding CbtB domain-containing protein — protein sequence MTQAAVPAIGEPIRIPLKEIAPWAAFVVLLAMIVLYFVSTEQGALALFSNSYVHEFVHDGRHLLAFPCH from the coding sequence GTGACACAGGCAGCAGTCCCCGCCATCGGCGAACCGATCCGCATCCCGCTCAAGGAAATCGCACCGTGGGCGGCGTTCGTCGTGCTGCTCGCGATGATCGTGCTCTACTTCGTCAGCACCGAGCAGGGCGCGCTCGCGCTCTTTTCGAACAGCTACGTGCACGAGTTCGTGCACGACGGCAGGCACCTGCTCGCCTTCCCCTGCCACTGA
- the cobC gene encoding Rv2231c family pyridoxal phosphate-dependent protein CobC encodes MVDLHHHGDQEIGDGLVDLAVNVRLSAPPPWLRRALERGLDQIAAYPDARPAVDAIAARHGVPPEEVLVTAGAAEAFTLLATALRPADTVIVHPQFTEPEAAMRAAGHPVRRVVLPAADGFVLKPDAVGEEADLVFVGNPTNPTSVLHPAETIRALCRPGRLVVVDEAFMDAVPGEPESVAGERLPGVAVIRSLTKTWGIAGLRCGYLLGPSTLVSRLRAVQPPWSVSTLAVIAAVACSAPSALDEAAVMAAQAVRDRDHLMAGLSSLGVTVPSVPQAPFVLAEVPSFVREALRSKGYAVRRGDSFPGLGTEHIRIAVRDRATTDGFLTALASVLLRRWLSGR; translated from the coding sequence ATGGTTGACCTGCATCACCACGGTGACCAGGAGATCGGCGACGGGCTGGTGGACCTGGCCGTCAACGTCCGCCTGAGCGCGCCGCCGCCGTGGCTGCGGCGCGCGCTCGAACGCGGCCTCGACCAGATCGCCGCCTACCCCGATGCGCGGCCCGCCGTCGACGCGATCGCGGCCCGTCACGGGGTCCCGCCGGAAGAGGTGCTCGTCACCGCGGGCGCCGCCGAAGCGTTCACGCTGCTCGCGACCGCGTTGCGCCCGGCGGACACCGTGATCGTGCACCCGCAGTTCACCGAACCGGAAGCCGCGATGCGCGCCGCGGGCCACCCGGTGCGCCGCGTCGTGCTGCCCGCCGCGGACGGGTTCGTGCTGAAGCCCGACGCCGTCGGCGAGGAAGCCGACCTGGTGTTCGTCGGCAACCCGACGAACCCGACCTCGGTGCTGCACCCCGCCGAGACCATCCGCGCGCTGTGCCGTCCCGGCAGGCTCGTGGTGGTCGACGAGGCGTTCATGGACGCCGTCCCTGGTGAGCCGGAAAGCGTTGCGGGAGAACGGCTTCCCGGTGTCGCCGTGATCAGGAGCCTGACCAAGACCTGGGGGATCGCGGGCCTTCGCTGCGGCTACCTGCTTGGACCGTCCACTTTGGTCTCTCGGCTGCGCGCCGTGCAACCACCGTGGTCGGTCTCGACACTCGCCGTCATCGCTGCCGTCGCATGCAGTGCTCCGTCCGCTTTGGACGAAGCCGCCGTGATGGCTGCGCAGGCCGTTCGGGATCGTGACCACCTCATGGCGGGGCTGTCTTCGCTCGGGGTGACGGTCCCTTCTGTCCCGCAGGCCCCGTTCGTGCTGGCCGAAGTGCCGTCTTTTGTGCGGGAAGCGCTGCGGTCGAAGGGATACGCGGTCCGCCGAGGCGACTCCTTCCCCGGCCTCGGCACCGAACACATCCGGATCGCCGTCCGAGACCGCGCCACCACCGATGGCTTCCTCACCGCTCTCGCCTCCGTGCTACTCCGAAGGTGGCTTTCGGGGCGCTAG
- the cobT gene encoding nicotinate-nucleotide--dimethylbenzimidazole phosphoribosyltransferase — MIEVPAPDGAAREAAQARLDGLVKPLGSLGRLEELAAWLCAAHGSVPSRPLDDVRVVVFAGDHGVTTSGVSAYPREVTAAMVRVFLAGTSGVTVLAKQLGARVRVVDIAVDAELPEVPSAVVAHKIRRGSGSIDVEDALAPGEASSAFTAGRAIADEEIDAGADLLIPGDMGIGNTTVAAALVAAVLGLPAEDVVGTGTGVDADGRARKVAVVEAALARAGTGGDPFALLTKLGSACAAATAGFLVQGAVRGVPVVLDGVFSGAAALVAREIAPGAPRWWLAGHRSTEPSQAFALKALGLDPILDLGLRLGEGSGAVQAVPVLRSAHAVLAEMSLLSDLG, encoded by the coding sequence GTGATCGAGGTCCCCGCCCCCGACGGCGCCGCGCGCGAGGCCGCGCAGGCCAGGCTCGACGGGCTCGTCAAACCGCTCGGTTCGCTCGGCAGGCTGGAGGAGCTGGCCGCGTGGCTGTGCGCCGCGCACGGTTCGGTGCCGTCCCGCCCGCTCGACGACGTTCGCGTGGTGGTCTTCGCGGGCGACCACGGCGTCACCACCTCCGGCGTCTCGGCCTACCCGCGCGAGGTCACCGCGGCGATGGTGCGGGTGTTCCTCGCGGGCACCAGCGGCGTGACCGTGCTGGCGAAGCAGCTCGGCGCGCGCGTGCGGGTCGTCGACATCGCGGTGGACGCCGAGCTGCCCGAGGTGCCGTCCGCCGTGGTGGCGCACAAGATCCGCCGCGGCTCCGGTTCGATCGACGTCGAAGACGCGCTGGCGCCGGGCGAGGCTTCGTCGGCGTTCACCGCGGGCCGCGCGATCGCCGACGAAGAGATCGACGCGGGCGCGGATCTGCTGATCCCCGGCGACATGGGCATCGGCAACACCACGGTCGCCGCCGCGCTCGTCGCCGCGGTGCTGGGCCTTCCCGCCGAAGACGTGGTGGGTACCGGCACCGGCGTCGATGCCGACGGCCGCGCGCGCAAAGTCGCCGTCGTCGAGGCGGCGCTGGCCCGCGCGGGCACGGGTGGCGATCCGTTCGCGCTGCTCACGAAGCTCGGCAGCGCGTGCGCCGCAGCCACCGCCGGTTTCCTCGTGCAGGGCGCGGTCCGCGGCGTCCCGGTCGTGCTGGACGGCGTGTTCTCCGGTGCGGCCGCGCTCGTCGCGCGCGAGATCGCGCCCGGCGCGCCGCGGTGGTGGCTCGCCGGTCACCGGTCGACGGAGCCCTCGCAAGCGTTTGCGCTCAAGGCACTCGGGCTCGACCCCATCCTCGATCTCGGCCTGCGGCTCGGCGAAGGCAGCGGCGCGGTCCAGGCCGTGCCGGTGCTGCGCTCGGCACACGCGGTGCTGGCCGAGATGAGCCTGCTCTCGGACCTGGGGTGA
- a CDS encoding SIS domain-containing protein: MTRSFMDEEIASQPECWQRAVGLADELSAVLPAPGRRIAVVGCGTSRFIGESYGVLRETAGLGQTDVFAASEFPRGRQYDEVLAISRSGTTTEVLRLLAELRGRVPTTVITGVPGEIAHAADRVVDLSYSDERSVVQTRFATTTLALLRANLGEDLSGAIEQARAALDEPIAAELREADQFTFLGTGWTVGIANEAALKFREAALTWTESYPAWEYRHGPISISQPGRVTWMFGAAPEGMASDVAKTGATFVDRDVDPLADLVLAQRVAGARAADRGLDPDHPRSLTRSVVLQ, from the coding sequence ATGACCCGGTCTTTCATGGACGAGGAGATCGCCAGCCAGCCCGAGTGCTGGCAGCGCGCGGTCGGCCTCGCCGACGAGCTCAGCGCCGTACTGCCGGCGCCGGGCCGTCGCATCGCCGTCGTCGGCTGCGGTACCTCGCGGTTCATCGGCGAGTCCTACGGCGTGCTCCGCGAGACTGCGGGCCTCGGGCAGACGGACGTGTTCGCCGCGTCCGAGTTCCCGCGCGGCCGCCAGTACGACGAGGTGCTCGCGATCTCCCGCTCGGGCACCACGACCGAGGTGCTCCGGCTGCTGGCGGAGCTGCGCGGCCGCGTCCCGACCACGGTCATCACCGGGGTGCCCGGTGAGATCGCGCACGCCGCGGACCGGGTCGTCGACCTGTCCTACAGCGACGAGCGGTCCGTGGTGCAGACGCGGTTCGCCACCACCACGCTCGCGCTGCTGCGGGCGAACCTCGGCGAGGACCTCTCGGGCGCGATCGAGCAGGCGCGCGCCGCGCTCGACGAGCCGATCGCGGCGGAGTTGCGCGAAGCCGACCAGTTCACCTTCCTCGGCACGGGCTGGACGGTCGGCATCGCGAACGAGGCCGCGCTGAAGTTCCGCGAGGCCGCGCTCACCTGGACCGAGTCGTACCCGGCGTGGGAGTACCGGCACGGCCCGATCAGCATCAGCCAGCCGGGCCGCGTCACCTGGATGTTCGGCGCCGCGCCCGAGGGCATGGCCAGCGACGTCGCGAAGACCGGGGCCACCTTCGTCGACCGCGACGTCGACCCGCTCGCGGATCTGGTGCTCGCGCAGCGCGTCGCGGGGGCGCGGGCCGCCGATCGCGGACTCGACCCCGACCACCCGCGTTCGCTCACGCGGTCCGTGGTGCTCCAGTAG
- a CDS encoding adenosylcobinamide-GDP ribazoletransferase, translated as MAFGTLTVVPVPAPRVIDRGVAAGAMLLAPVAAVPLAAAAVLVVLACTALRLPALGCAGLALAAIALGSRGLHLDGLADTADGLGASYDRARALEVMRRGDSGPTGVATLVLALIVQCGALTGAVLSGHGEAAIAVAVLAGRGVLPLCCARGVPSARPDGLGATVAGSVRVPFAVLVFVLLAAVSALAPGLPWWRGPVAVGVAFVAAGVLLFRCVRRLGGITGDVLGGCVEVGTTAALLAMSAG; from the coding sequence ATGGCGTTCGGCACCCTGACCGTGGTGCCGGTGCCCGCGCCGCGCGTGATCGACCGCGGGGTCGCCGCGGGCGCCATGCTGCTCGCGCCGGTCGCCGCCGTGCCGCTCGCGGCCGCCGCGGTGCTCGTCGTGCTCGCCTGCACCGCATTGCGGTTGCCCGCACTGGGTTGTGCCGGTCTCGCGCTCGCGGCGATCGCGCTCGGCAGCAGGGGCCTGCACCTCGACGGCCTCGCCGACACCGCCGACGGCCTCGGCGCCTCCTACGACCGCGCCCGCGCGCTCGAAGTCATGCGGCGCGGCGATTCCGGCCCCACCGGCGTCGCCACCCTGGTACTCGCGCTGATCGTCCAATGTGGAGCGTTGACGGGCGCTGTCCTTTCCGGACACGGTGAAGCGGCGATCGCCGTCGCGGTACTGGCGGGACGCGGCGTGCTCCCCCTGTGCTGCGCGCGGGGCGTCCCGTCCGCCCGCCCCGACGGCCTGGGCGCGACCGTGGCTGGCTCGGTCCGGGTCCCGTTCGCGGTGCTGGTGTTCGTCTTGCTGGCCGCGGTGAGCGCGCTCGCGCCGGGGTTGCCGTGGTGGCGGGGTCCGGTGGCGGTCGGGGTCGCGTTCGTCGCGGCGGGGGTGTTGCTGTTCCGGTGCGTGCGGCGGCTGGGCGGGATCACCGGGGACGTCCTGGGCGGCTGCGTGGAAGTCGGCACGACGGCCGCCCTGCTGGCGATGTCCGCTGGGTAG
- a CDS encoding cobalamin biosynthesis protein — MGLRTSAVTAAGLAAGYAADLVFGDPARWHPVAGFGTAAAALERRAWADSKAAGTAYASVCAGTATALGFLAQVATRERPTARFALTAAATWAVLGGRGLAAEGAAMAALLDREDVPSARRRLAHLCGRDATDLGPGELARAATESIAENTSDAVVAPLLWGAVAGIPGLLGYRALNTLDAMVGHTSPRYRRFGWASARADDLANLVPARVAAALTAVCAGGRAREALRVWRRDGRRHPSPNAGQVEAAFAGALGVRLGGVNSYHGETEDRGTLGDGRPPVTADLRRAVRLSTMVGAAAAAVAVAIA, encoded by the coding sequence GTGGGACTGCGCACATCGGCGGTGACGGCGGCCGGGCTCGCCGCCGGGTACGCCGCCGATCTGGTGTTCGGCGATCCGGCGCGGTGGCATCCCGTCGCCGGGTTCGGCACCGCGGCGGCCGCGCTGGAACGCCGCGCGTGGGCCGATTCGAAGGCCGCGGGGACCGCGTACGCGAGCGTGTGCGCGGGTACGGCGACCGCGCTCGGATTCCTCGCGCAGGTTGCCACGCGCGAGCGTCCCACGGCCAGGTTCGCGCTGACCGCCGCCGCGACCTGGGCGGTGCTCGGCGGCAGGGGACTCGCCGCGGAAGGCGCCGCGATGGCGGCACTGCTCGACCGCGAAGACGTGCCCTCGGCGCGGCGCCGCCTGGCACACCTGTGCGGTCGCGACGCGACGGATCTCGGGCCGGGCGAGCTGGCGAGGGCGGCCACCGAGTCGATCGCGGAGAACACCTCCGACGCCGTGGTGGCGCCGCTGCTGTGGGGTGCCGTCGCCGGGATTCCCGGCCTGCTCGGCTACCGCGCGCTCAACACGCTCGACGCGATGGTGGGCCACACTTCGCCGCGCTACCGCCGTTTCGGCTGGGCATCGGCGCGTGCGGACGATCTCGCGAACCTCGTCCCGGCGCGCGTGGCGGCGGCGCTGACGGCCGTGTGCGCCGGTGGCCGCGCGCGGGAGGCGCTGCGGGTGTGGCGGCGCGACGGGCGGCGGCATCCGAGCCCGAACGCGGGACAGGTGGAAGCGGCGTTCGCCGGCGCGCTCGGCGTCCGGCTCGGCGGCGTCAACAGCTACCACGGCGAGACCGAGGACAGGGGCACTCTCGGTGACGGGCGCCCGCCGGTCACCGCCGATCTCCGCCGCGCCGTTCGACTGTCCACAATGGTCGGCGCGGCGGCCGCCGCGGTGGCGGTGGCGATCGCGTGA
- a CDS encoding DDE-type integrase/transposase/recombinase, producing MRFVDAMLTAEVPVENVSAWCREHGVDRRTFYRHRARIQAEGQWRRRSTRPKTVRHATAEPVVAVVLRLRKELKPDNGADPIRDRLLELAAERDWAGRGWPVPSRATINRILSRHGLAESNPRKRPRSSYRRFSYARPRDCYQIDATEVILAGGATVVVFEVLDDCTRMLVANHAAEAETSRAAITAITAAITDHGAPAIVLSDNGSAFTSRGRHPNAGPSAFARTVTGHGCRLIHSSPYHPQTCGKVERHHQTFKRWLDHQPIQPATLTELRTLLEVYREHYNHRRHSALGRQTPTHAWTTSDSHGGPQHLPVQDDATVHRLKVSTTGTVNLGKHARLRIGTAHAGHTITIIRDSDRATAYTSDGDPIGHIHLDHTKTYQGQLTPAA from the coding sequence ATGCGATTCGTGGACGCGATGCTGACGGCTGAAGTGCCGGTTGAGAACGTGTCGGCGTGGTGCCGGGAGCATGGTGTCGATAGGCGGACGTTCTATCGGCACCGTGCCCGGATCCAGGCCGAGGGGCAGTGGCGGCGGCGGTCGACCCGGCCCAAGACCGTGCGGCATGCTACGGCGGAGCCGGTCGTGGCTGTCGTGCTGCGGCTGCGGAAGGAGCTGAAACCGGACAACGGGGCGGACCCGATCCGCGATCGGCTTCTGGAGTTGGCCGCCGAGCGGGACTGGGCCGGACGGGGCTGGCCTGTCCCGTCGCGGGCCACGATCAACCGGATCCTGTCCCGGCACGGGCTGGCCGAGTCCAACCCCCGTAAGCGGCCCCGGTCCTCCTACCGTCGGTTCAGCTATGCCCGGCCGCGGGACTGCTACCAGATCGACGCCACCGAGGTCATCCTCGCCGGCGGGGCCACGGTGGTGGTGTTCGAGGTCCTCGACGACTGCACGCGCATGCTGGTGGCCAATCACGCCGCCGAGGCCGAAACCTCCCGTGCCGCGATCACCGCGATCACCGCGGCCATCACCGACCATGGTGCGCCCGCGATCGTGTTGTCCGACAACGGATCCGCGTTCACCTCACGCGGCCGCCACCCCAACGCCGGGCCATCGGCGTTCGCCCGCACCGTCACCGGCCACGGCTGCAGGCTGATCCATTCCAGCCCCTACCACCCGCAGACCTGCGGCAAGGTCGAACGCCACCACCAGACCTTCAAACGCTGGCTGGATCACCAACCCATCCAACCCGCGACCCTGACCGAACTCCGCACCCTGCTCGAGGTCTACCGCGAGCACTACAACCACCGCCGCCACAGCGCCCTTGGCCGGCAAACCCCCACCCATGCCTGGACCACCAGCGACAGCCACGGCGGACCCCAGCACCTGCCCGTCCAGGACGACGCCACCGTGCACCGCCTCAAAGTCAGCACCACCGGCACGGTCAACCTCGGCAAACACGCCCGGCTACGGATCGGCACCGCCCACGCCGGACACACCATCACCATCATCCGTGACAGCGACCGGGCCACCGCCTACACCAGCGACGGCGACCCGATCGGCCACATCCACCTCGACCACACCAAGACCTACCAAGGCCAACTCACCCCAGCCGCCTAA
- a CDS encoding cobyrinate a,c-diamide synthase, producing MVIAAPGSGHGKTTIAAGIMAALTARGTAVSGHKVGPDFIDPGYHALATGRPPRNLDPFLQGEQRLVPLLLHGSRGADLAVIEGVMGLFDGALGTEGYASTAHVARLVDAPVVLVVDASAASRSVAAVVLGFAKYDPAVRLAGVILNKLGSQRHEDEIRAALAPTGIPVLGALRRSDDIHAPSRHLGLVPAAERDAESRRLLPELASWIESGIDLEAVVRVARAASPVDGAPWDASSELDSSVAGAVVAVASGRAFTFRYTETAELLAAAGIEVAEVDPLQDKALPPGCAGLYFGGGFPEVHAGELAENAVLRERIALAVRGGMPVVAECAGLLYLCRDLDGAPMTGVLDASARMTSRGALGYRRAVAAADSVLVRRGDEVTGHEFHRTQVLPRNGNPAAWEWEGKPEGFSSPRLSASYLHVHWAGHPGQAGRFARAAQAFSASLVGHG from the coding sequence CTGGTGATCGCGGCACCGGGCTCCGGGCACGGGAAGACCACGATCGCGGCCGGGATCATGGCGGCGCTGACCGCGCGCGGGACGGCGGTGTCCGGGCACAAGGTCGGCCCCGATTTCATCGACCCCGGCTACCACGCGCTCGCCACCGGCCGCCCGCCCCGCAATCTCGACCCGTTCCTGCAGGGCGAACAGCGGCTGGTTCCGTTGCTGCTGCACGGATCCCGCGGCGCGGACCTCGCCGTGATCGAGGGCGTGATGGGCCTGTTCGACGGCGCGCTCGGCACCGAGGGCTACGCGTCGACTGCGCACGTGGCGCGGCTCGTCGACGCGCCCGTGGTGCTCGTGGTGGACGCGAGCGCGGCGAGCCGGAGCGTCGCCGCGGTGGTGCTGGGCTTCGCGAAGTACGACCCCGCGGTGCGGCTGGCCGGGGTGATCCTGAACAAGCTCGGGTCGCAGCGGCACGAGGACGAGATCCGTGCGGCGCTGGCGCCGACCGGGATCCCGGTGCTGGGCGCGCTGCGGCGCAGCGACGACATCCACGCCCCGAGCCGTCATCTCGGCCTGGTCCCGGCCGCCGAACGGGACGCGGAGTCGCGGCGCCTGCTGCCGGAACTGGCTTCCTGGATCGAAAGCGGGATCGATCTCGAAGCGGTCGTGCGCGTCGCCCGTGCCGCGTCCCCTGTGGACGGTGCGCCGTGGGACGCGTCGTCCGAATTGGACAGTTCTGTTGCTGGGGCCGTCGTGGCGGTGGCGTCGGGGCGCGCGTTCACCTTCCGCTACACCGAGACCGCGGAGCTGCTCGCCGCCGCGGGGATCGAAGTGGCCGAAGTGGACCCGTTGCAGGACAAGGCCTTGCCACCGGGATGTGCCGGACTGTACTTCGGCGGCGGCTTCCCGGAGGTGCACGCGGGGGAACTGGCCGAGAACGCCGTGCTGCGCGAGAGGATCGCACTCGCCGTCCGGGGCGGCATGCCGGTGGTCGCCGAATGCGCCGGGCTGCTGTACCTGTGCCGCGACCTCGACGGCGCGCCGATGACCGGGGTGCTCGACGCCTCCGCGCGGATGACTAGCCGTGGCGCGCTCGGCTACCGGCGCGCCGTCGCGGCGGCCGACTCGGTGCTCGTGCGCCGCGGCGACGAGGTGACCGGGCACGAGTTCCATCGCACGCAAGTGTTGCCGCGCAACGGGAATCCGGCCGCGTGGGAATGGGAGGGCAAACCGGAAGGCTTCTCCTCGCCCCGGTTGAGCGCTTCGTACCTGCACGTGCACTGGGCGGGGCACCCCGGCCAGGCCGGGCGGTTCGCCCGCGCGGCGCAGGCGTTTTCGGCTTCGCTGGTCGGCCATGGTTGA
- a CDS encoding CbtA family protein codes for MMRTLLVRGMLAGLIAGVLATGFAYLFGEPSVNTAIGLEESGGGHSHSAPAEPGAHSHETAAEPEEELVSRDVQSTLGLFTGVAGYGIAIGGLFSLGFAFAHGRLGPMRPRATAAVLAATGYAVVVLVPFLKYPANPPAVGQAGTIGDRTGLYFAFVAISLVVAGIAVAAGRKLVERFGAWGGVLLGAGGYVVVMALCAWLLPVIDEVPEGFPGSTLWTFRTASIGTQLVLWTALGLVFGALAEKVAPKRAVAAA; via the coding sequence ATGATGAGGACCTTGCTGGTCCGCGGCATGCTCGCGGGCCTGATCGCCGGTGTGCTCGCGACCGGGTTCGCCTACCTGTTCGGCGAGCCGTCGGTCAACACCGCCATCGGCTTGGAAGAGTCCGGCGGCGGGCACTCCCACTCCGCGCCAGCCGAACCGGGCGCGCACTCCCACGAGACCGCGGCCGAGCCGGAGGAGGAACTGGTCAGCCGGGACGTGCAGAGCACGCTCGGGCTGTTCACCGGCGTCGCGGGCTACGGCATCGCGATCGGCGGCCTGTTCTCGCTCGGTTTCGCCTTCGCCCACGGCAGGCTCGGCCCGATGCGCCCGCGGGCGACCGCGGCCGTGCTCGCCGCGACCGGGTACGCGGTGGTCGTGCTCGTGCCGTTCCTGAAGTACCCGGCGAACCCGCCCGCGGTCGGGCAGGCGGGCACGATCGGCGACCGGACGGGGCTGTACTTCGCGTTCGTCGCGATCTCGCTCGTGGTGGCGGGCATCGCCGTCGCGGCGGGCCGGAAGCTCGTGGAGCGGTTCGGCGCGTGGGGCGGAGTCCTGCTCGGCGCCGGGGGCTACGTCGTGGTGATGGCGCTGTGCGCGTGGCTGCTGCCGGTGATCGACGAAGTGCCGGAAGGCTTCCCGGGTTCGACGCTGTGGACCTTCCGCACCGCCTCGATCGGCACGCAGCTCGTGCTGTGGACCGCGCTCGGTCTCGTTTTCGGCGCACTGGCCGAAAAAGTGGCGCCGAAGCGCGCGGTGGCGGCCGCTTAG